One window of Methanobacterium alkalithermotolerans genomic DNA carries:
- a CDS encoding DUF308 domain-containing protein, whose amino-acid sequence MFESKNQILGILGIILGIIVISFPVFSELAGSILAGLGLIFLGIWLMALSFDNWGYNNLGSLAALVISLVCILLGIGFIGNIILFEMLLDGAFYLVGILLIFSGIFQLINPGDTFDKIVGLIGVVTGVLYLFMAYIAFDPEFMALVLGLWLLVAGFMQFLSSNEKAQTG is encoded by the coding sequence ATGTTTGAAAGCAAAAATCAGATATTGGGTATTTTAGGGATTATTTTAGGAATAATAGTTATTTCTTTTCCAGTATTCAGTGAACTGGCCGGCAGTATTTTAGCTGGTCTGGGCCTAATATTTTTAGGTATATGGTTAATGGCCTTGAGTTTTGATAATTGGGGTTATAACAATTTAGGTAGCCTGGCTGCTTTAGTAATTAGTTTAGTATGTATCCTGCTGGGGATAGGCTTTATAGGAAACATAATCCTTTTTGAAATGTTACTGGACGGTGCATTCTACCTGGTGGGTATCTTATTAATATTTAGTGGTATATTCCAGTTAATTAATCCCGGAGATACTTTTGATAAGATAGTGGGCTTAATAGGAGTTGTTACGGGAGTATTATATCTATTCATGGCATATATTGCCTTTGATCCTGAGTTTATGGCTCTGGTATTAGGGCTGTGGTTACTGGTGGCTGGTTTTATGCAGTTTTTAAGTAGTAATGAAAAGGCACAAACAGGATAA
- the dacB gene encoding D-alanyl-D-alanine carboxypeptidase/D-alanyl-D-alanine endopeptidase — translation MSRFYKLIIFLMVSIMIILSASENFTVSQEVNNTSSNDSDNISFNLSSQINETINSTTYKHSSWGILVQDQETGEIIYDKNSQDLFVPGSTTKLFITAAVLDNFGSDYRFKTPVYYNGEIDSEGVLNGDLILVASGDMTMGGRNTPDGKMAFKHIDHSYANTLGNANLTSTDPLTGINDLARQVKSSGINEIQGNVIIDDRLFEKTMAPTGEYLITPIMINDNLIDLEIVPGKNGENATINWRPKSSIYTLSSRVETITSGENNITVNFDGETIQVEGQILENSPPIIRTITVEDPSSWARTLFMEALKREGVQINASKGGKNPQELLNNTTYAENQQVASFTSLPLSENIKVILKLSHNIQADTLVLLLAANNGQKTFSEGMQLEGNFLENSGIERNSLALSDGRGGSESDRISPLAMNQLLNLVQDKTYFSAYYESLPVMGYDGTLEGVVSNNSSIYGNVYAKTGTAIAEDKLNNRGILLSQSMAGYMVTKSGRKLIFSIFINNVPLEKEGDNLLIEEDIFQILEKIYEIV, via the coding sequence ATGTCCCGATTTTATAAACTCATTATATTTTTAATGGTATCCATCATGATCATACTTTCTGCTTCAGAAAACTTCACAGTCTCCCAGGAAGTTAATAACACCTCTTCCAATGACTCTGATAATATTTCTTTTAATTTAAGCAGTCAGATTAATGAAACCATTAATAGTACTACCTATAAGCATTCCAGTTGGGGTATTCTAGTTCAGGATCAGGAAACTGGAGAAATCATTTATGATAAAAACTCACAGGATTTATTTGTCCCGGGCTCCACCACCAAACTATTCATTACTGCAGCTGTACTGGATAATTTTGGATCTGATTATAGATTCAAAACCCCTGTGTATTATAATGGTGAAATAGATTCAGAAGGAGTATTAAATGGAGATTTAATACTTGTTGCCAGTGGTGATATGACCATGGGGGGAAGAAATACTCCTGATGGAAAAATGGCTTTTAAACATATTGATCATTCCTATGCCAATACTCTGGGGAATGCTAATTTAACCAGCACCGACCCCTTAACCGGGATAAATGATCTGGCCCGGCAGGTTAAATCATCCGGGATAAATGAGATTCAGGGTAATGTGATTATAGATGATAGGCTTTTTGAAAAAACCATGGCCCCTACCGGAGAATACTTAATCACTCCTATAATGATTAATGACAATCTTATAGACCTGGAAATAGTTCCGGGGAAGAATGGAGAAAATGCAACCATCAACTGGAGGCCCAAAAGCAGTATTTATACTCTATCCTCCCGGGTAGAGACCATTACCTCAGGGGAGAATAACATAACTGTAAATTTCGATGGAGAAACTATTCAGGTGGAGGGCCAGATACTGGAAAATTCCCCTCCTATAATCCGGACCATAACTGTAGAAGACCCTTCCTCATGGGCCCGTACTCTTTTTATGGAGGCCTTGAAAAGAGAAGGAGTCCAGATAAATGCATCTAAGGGAGGTAAAAACCCACAAGAATTGCTCAATAACACAACCTATGCTGAAAACCAGCAGGTAGCCTCATTTACTTCCTTACCCTTATCTGAGAATATAAAGGTTATTTTAAAGCTTTCACATAATATACAGGCAGATACTCTGGTTTTACTCCTGGCAGCTAACAATGGTCAGAAAACTTTCTCAGAAGGCATGCAACTTGAAGGAAACTTTCTGGAAAATTCAGGGATTGAAAGAAACTCTCTGGCACTATCAGATGGTAGGGGAGGTTCAGAATCAGATAGAATAAGTCCTCTAGCCATGAACCAGCTTTTAAATCTGGTGCAGGATAAAACCTATTTCTCAGCTTACTATGAATCCTTGCCGGTGATGGGGTATGATGGTACCTTGGAGGGAGTGGTATCTAATAATAGTTCTATATATGGTAATGTATATGCCAAAACTGGAACTGCTATTGCTGAAGATAAATTAAACAACCGGGGGATACTTCTAAGTCAATCAATGGCCGGATACATGGTCACTAAAAGTGGTAGAAAATTGATTTTCTCCATATTCATTAATAATGTGCCCCTGGAAAAGGAAGGGGATAACCTGCTTATTGAGGAGGACATATTCCAGATTTTAGAGAAAATTTATGAGATAGTATAA
- a CDS encoding LemA family protein has product MLVYIIIGIIIIVFLAVLVGLYNSLVNLRNRVKNSWAQIDVQLKRRADLIPNLVETVKGYASHERGVFENVTKARSSLLNAETVKENQEANNQLTGALKTLFAVAENYPDLKASQNFQDLQMQLSQTEDKIAYSRQFYNDTVLMYNNKCQMFPSNIIARLFNFTESEFFETAEAERSVPKVEF; this is encoded by the coding sequence ATGTTAGTGTATATTATTATTGGAATAATCATAATAGTGTTTTTAGCGGTGCTGGTGGGTTTATACAACAGCCTGGTGAACTTAAGAAACCGGGTTAAAAACTCCTGGGCACAAATTGATGTTCAGTTAAAAAGAAGGGCGGATTTAATACCCAACCTGGTGGAAACGGTTAAGGGTTATGCCAGTCATGAAAGAGGCGTATTTGAAAATGTAACCAAAGCCCGGTCCAGTTTATTAAATGCTGAAACTGTAAAAGAGAATCAGGAAGCTAATAATCAGTTAACTGGTGCTTTAAAGACTCTTTTTGCCGTGGCAGAAAATTATCCAGATTTGAAGGCCAGTCAAAATTTCCAGGATTTGCAGATGCAGCTTTCACAAACTGAAGATAAAATTGCCTATTCCCGTCAATTTTACAATGACACCGTACTGATGTACAACAATAAGTGCCAGATGTTCCCCAGTAACATTATTGCCCGCTTATTCAACTTCACAGAATCAGAATTCTTTGAAACAGCAGAAGCAGAGCGATCTGTACCAAAAGTAGAATTCTAA
- a CDS encoding DUF2207 domain-containing protein has product MDKKKLISLFFLSLFMVSFIPGIVFAQDDDRSYSIPKANIDLFIQDNGNLRVRESLFYSFDGTYRGVFREIPLKTNESIENLNIITRGAYSSYEVSQRGNLQIITIFLYSDPQKTTPITSRDVEVIIEYDFINVVTIYNDVAELQYKMWGDEWEVDVGEVNTRIHFPSQEGVKYWLNPPYFTKSSLWQGNILNVTSTSISPGNFFEVRAAIPLNQFNNPVFARRVDMDGLLEMERIQQEYEDELNFYTMLYSILSVLMLLSIVLPVLIYFKYGREPKIDYQAEYERELPSSDPPAVVNAISGSGFGKSVGDPNMDGFRATIMDLIDRNYLKLGDIPSNLDEDKKGESIYLEVNPNKDLSKLHFFEKDVISFLSTFEKEGVIPLDKIKKDLKNQKVAKAFKKSYDLWRDDLKSQFLDDKTVKKFFISKGNTYLKIYGGLAIVVAFIVFIFTLMDPLPAAIFALGASVVLGVVAIISLVMPQKVGGRWTPYGMEYDAKWQNFKKFIQDFSLIKDYPPGSVVVWNHYLVYATALGVADKVRKTMEMSLPADELSRSDIYLFHYYGGYVILSSSLDTGMSTATGGNGGGGGVGGVGGGSGGGGGGAF; this is encoded by the coding sequence TTGGATAAAAAAAAATTAATCTCCTTATTTTTTTTGAGCTTATTCATGGTTTCTTTTATACCCGGAATAGTATTTGCCCAGGATGATGATAGAAGTTACTCCATTCCTAAAGCCAATATAGATCTTTTTATACAGGATAATGGGAATTTAAGGGTTAGAGAATCGCTTTTTTATTCATTTGATGGTACTTACCGGGGTGTTTTCCGGGAAATTCCACTTAAAACCAATGAAAGTATAGAAAATCTTAATATAATAACCCGGGGAGCATATTCTTCCTACGAAGTAAGCCAAAGAGGAAATTTACAGATTATAACTATTTTTCTTTATTCTGATCCTCAAAAAACCACTCCTATTACCAGCAGGGATGTGGAAGTCATTATTGAATATGATTTTATAAATGTTGTCACCATCTATAATGACGTGGCCGAACTCCAGTATAAGATGTGGGGAGATGAATGGGAGGTGGATGTGGGAGAGGTAAATACCAGAATCCATTTCCCATCTCAGGAAGGTGTTAAGTACTGGTTAAATCCTCCTTACTTTACTAAGAGTTCTCTCTGGCAGGGAAATATTTTAAATGTGACCAGTACTTCTATTTCTCCAGGTAACTTCTTTGAAGTAAGGGCAGCTATTCCCTTAAACCAATTCAATAATCCTGTATTTGCCCGAAGAGTAGACATGGACGGCCTTCTGGAAATGGAACGTATCCAGCAGGAATACGAAGATGAATTAAATTTTTATACCATGCTATATTCTATTTTGTCCGTTTTAATGCTTTTAAGCATAGTTTTGCCTGTTTTAATCTACTTTAAATATGGTCGTGAACCCAAAATTGATTACCAGGCAGAATATGAACGTGAACTACCAAGTAGTGATCCACCGGCGGTGGTTAATGCTATATCTGGAAGTGGTTTTGGGAAAAGTGTGGGAGACCCAAATATGGATGGTTTCCGGGCCACCATAATGGATCTCATTGACCGGAATTATTTAAAACTGGGGGATATTCCTTCCAATTTAGATGAAGATAAAAAAGGAGAATCCATCTACCTGGAAGTAAATCCCAATAAAGATTTAAGTAAACTCCATTTCTTTGAAAAAGATGTAATCAGTTTCTTAAGTACTTTTGAAAAAGAAGGAGTTATCCCGCTGGATAAAATAAAAAAGGATTTAAAAAATCAAAAAGTGGCCAAGGCTTTCAAAAAATCATATGACTTATGGAGGGATGACTTAAAAAGCCAGTTTTTAGATGATAAAACGGTTAAAAAATTCTTTATAAGTAAAGGAAACACCTACCTGAAAATTTATGGGGGATTAGCCATAGTGGTGGCCTTTATTGTATTCATATTCACCTTAATGGATCCCTTACCTGCAGCAATATTTGCTCTTGGGGCTTCTGTGGTGCTGGGAGTAGTGGCCATCATTTCCCTGGTGATGCCTCAAAAAGTGGGAGGTCGCTGGACCCCTTATGGTATGGAATATGATGCAAAATGGCAGAACTTTAAAAAATTTATTCAGGATTTCTCCTTAATTAAGGACTATCCTCCTGGATCGGTGGTAGTATGGAACCACTATCTGGTTTATGCCACAGCACTGGGAGTTGCAGATAAGGTTAGAAAAACCATGGAAATGAGCTTACCGGCAGATGAACTATCACGTAGTGACATTTACCTCTTCCACTACTACGGAGGTTATGTGATACTATCTTCCAGTCTGGACACCGGAATGTCCACTGCCACTGGCGGCAATGGAGGCGGCGGTGGCGTAGGAGGAGTCGGTGGCGGCTCTGGTGGAGGTGGAGGTGGAGCATTCTAA
- a CDS encoding pyruvate kinase alpha/beta domain-containing protein produces MIVFERPGPVNTDKIIDILKNSASLSPYIVVASVRGDSAVKIAKAIPDKKIICVTCPQGMYWEVEKMDADLFSQIPELKAARDEWVEQGLKRVPMNVTDENQIRLKDLNVDIVRGTIPLFGPSFSMRLHLERPTSLDIMAKTLELISPGTLVAMESVLMVTDAGIIPENEMVLACAGTEMGLDTAWVLKSCASANLFHPEKGFRFVELLAKPGIAANPDININYLR; encoded by the coding sequence ATGATAGTATTTGAAAGACCAGGGCCAGTTAATACCGATAAAATAATTGATATCTTAAAAAATTCAGCTTCACTATCCCCCTACATTGTGGTGGCTTCTGTTAGAGGCGATAGTGCAGTTAAAATAGCAAAAGCTATTCCTGATAAAAAAATAATATGTGTTACTTGCCCTCAGGGCATGTATTGGGAAGTTGAAAAGATGGATGCAGATCTATTTTCTCAAATCCCTGAATTAAAAGCTGCTCGTGATGAATGGGTAGAACAGGGACTTAAAAGAGTTCCTATGAATGTAACTGATGAAAACCAGATTAGATTAAAGGATTTGAATGTGGATATTGTAAGAGGAACCATTCCCCTTTTTGGACCCAGTTTTTCCATGAGGTTACATTTAGAAAGACCAACTTCTTTAGATATTATGGCAAAGACTCTAGAATTGATATCCCCGGGCACTTTAGTGGCTATGGAATCCGTATTAATGGTTACAGATGCAGGGATTATACCTGAAAATGAAATGGTTTTGGCCTGTGCAGGTACTGAAATGGGTCTTGATACTGCTTGGGTTTTAAAAAGTTGCGCATCTGCTAATTTATTTCATCCTGAAAAAGGATTTAGATTTGTTGAATTATTGGCAAAACCAGGAATTGCTGCAAATCCAGATATAAACATAAATTATCTAAGATAA
- a CDS encoding LiaF transmembrane domain-containing protein, with protein sequence MKKVSSQIFLGIIIIVVGIFLLLRSTGIIDMGNIFRFLPSIFILIGIYSLIKSRFRNITEPLLLITIFTVIQLWILNIITLGNILSWWPLILIIIGVGIILSRLRGPLKEEDIQEKLDIFTFFGEVKRNIKSNNFQGGDITAVFGEINLDLRDAALSETPRINVVSLFAEVNIKVPAEWNVNLDTQQILADVQDKRKESPVKEELIIGGLAILSEVNIRN encoded by the coding sequence ATGAAAAAAGTTTCATCCCAAATATTTTTAGGTATCATAATAATTGTAGTGGGAATATTCTTACTACTCCGGAGCACAGGAATTATAGACATGGGCAATATATTCCGGTTTTTACCTTCCATATTTATTTTAATTGGAATTTATTCCCTTATTAAAAGCAGATTTAGAAATATAACTGAACCTTTATTACTTATTACCATATTTACGGTTATCCAGCTGTGGATACTAAATATAATTACTCTGGGCAATATTCTATCCTGGTGGCCACTAATATTAATTATTATTGGAGTGGGCATAATACTAAGTAGATTACGTGGACCCTTAAAAGAAGAGGATATTCAGGAAAAGCTGGATATTTTCACCTTTTTTGGTGAAGTAAAAAGGAATATTAAATCCAATAATTTTCAGGGAGGAGATATAACTGCAGTATTTGGGGAAATAAACCTGGATTTAAGAGATGCTGCCCTATCTGAAACTCCCCGTATTAATGTGGTATCTCTTTTTGCAGAAGTAAATATTAAAGTTCCTGCAGAATGGAATGTTAATTTAGATACCCAACAAATCTTAGCCGATGTGCAGGATAAAAGAAAAGAGTCACCGGTAAAAGAGGAGCTAATAATAGGTGGTCTGGCCATCTTAAGTGAAGTTAATATCCGCAATTAA
- a CDS encoding PrsW family glutamic-type intramembrane protease translates to MDDKPDCLIIEPHKPDLKEKLFFFISGIIVSVPLTLFFGTFTTTLTSVLPFFYAQILSVVIFAPIIEEFAKAYPLFYRHGETEKSIVKLGFLVGLGFGIAEFFVYVFGLGVPFYIRLPGILFHASSTAIVAYGIAKKRPFFFYLIAVGLHLLINFTAIFDRYLLAYIALNSGTYILAWILYSKTRDNFVNGTECKYQT, encoded by the coding sequence ATGGATGATAAACCTGATTGTTTAATTATAGAACCTCATAAACCAGATTTAAAAGAAAAATTATTCTTTTTTATTTCCGGGATAATAGTAAGTGTTCCCCTGACCTTATTTTTTGGAACTTTTACCACTACACTGACCTCGGTGTTGCCCTTTTTCTATGCCCAAATTTTATCAGTGGTGATATTCGCCCCGATAATTGAAGAATTTGCCAAGGCCTATCCTCTTTTTTATCGCCATGGAGAGACTGAAAAGTCCATAGTTAAGTTAGGGTTTTTAGTAGGGCTGGGATTTGGTATTGCTGAATTTTTTGTTTATGTGTTTGGATTGGGTGTTCCCTTTTACATTAGACTTCCAGGAATACTCTTTCACGCCAGCAGCACCGCTATTGTGGCATATGGTATTGCCAAAAAAAGACCATTTTTCTTCTATCTAATAGCCGTGGGATTGCATCTTTTAATCAACTTCACCGCCATATTTGACAGATACCTCCTGGCCTATATAGCCCTGAATTCAGGTACCTATATTCTAGCCTGGATTCTCTATAGTAAAACCAGGGATAACTTTGTAAATGGAACAGAATGTAAATACCAGACCTGA
- a CDS encoding SagB/ThcOx family dehydrogenase has translation MNKKIILIIFAIILGSVAILAYQSWYFNNDTTSRIILGNQNLPEPVLEGNLSLEETINNRRSVRNFTRESLILSDVSQVLWAAQGITDLENNLRAAPSAGATYPLELYILVGENGVDGLEAGLYHYLPLSHSLEKLVEGDLRQKLYESCNNQEAVLNAPVSIIITGLVQRTQDRYLDPDISSKYMHMEAGHAGQNIYLQSTALGLGTVSIGAINQVLMRDLLKSGQDEEALYVFPIGYSLT, from the coding sequence ATGAATAAAAAGATAATTCTAATAATTTTTGCAATAATCCTGGGAAGTGTTGCTATTTTAGCTTATCAATCATGGTATTTTAATAATGATACAACTAGTAGAATAATACTGGGCAATCAGAATCTCCCTGAACCTGTTTTAGAGGGAAATCTCTCTTTAGAAGAAACCATAAATAATAGGCGTTCAGTTAGAAATTTCACAAGGGAAAGCCTGATCTTAAGTGATGTTTCCCAGGTACTATGGGCTGCTCAGGGTATAACTGATCTTGAAAATAACTTAAGAGCAGCACCTTCAGCCGGGGCAACTTACCCTCTGGAGCTGTATATTCTGGTTGGGGAAAATGGAGTGGATGGACTGGAGGCAGGTTTATATCACTACCTCCCCTTGAGTCATTCTCTGGAAAAACTGGTGGAAGGGGATCTTCGACAAAAATTATATGAATCCTGCAATAATCAGGAAGCAGTTCTAAATGCACCGGTGAGTATTATTATAACCGGTCTGGTACAAAGAACCCAGGATAGATATCTTGATCCAGATATAAGTAGTAAATATATGCATATGGAAGCAGGACATGCTGGTCAAAATATTTACCTGCAATCAACTGCACTGGGACTGGGAACAGTTTCTATAGGGGCCATCAACCAGGTCCTGATGAGAGATTTACTTAAATCCGGGCAGGATGAGGAAGCATTATATGTTTTCCCTATAGGATACTCCTTAACTTAA
- a CDS encoding sensor histidine kinase — translation MTGKRVLQADEKNNTSKRSSTKQKFKWKEKHLKRSMEMAKLVYWEYDIKKDQFTFDDDFYSFYGTSYQKEGSIHMSPQEYSKRFIPPEERVVVGMEVAKVLETDDPYYSSILKHSIIWDDGERRSIIVRTQVIADENGQIIGTRGVNQDITDLKKAEDALSESDRLLSNIIDFLPDATFTIDSDGRVISWNRAMEEMTRVWSEEILGKENHEYALPFYGMRRPMLIDLVTAPDDEILKYYPDVKRKGRRLSIETDVSLKGDIRTVWAAAVPLYDSKGNFIGAIESVRDITQMKESRIRIKKDLKEKEMLLKEIHHRVKNNLMVISSLLNIQARYIKDKESHDIFIESKNRARSMAIIHERLYRSTDLKKIDFRDYIRSLSTELFHSYVSNPHVLKLNLNVDDIFLDINTAIPLGLIINELITNSLKHAFSEGKKGEINIDFHKKDDNYEFILKDDGIGFPEDLDFKNTDSLGLQLVNSFTDQIDGKIELNSTNGTEFKITFKEGEI, via the coding sequence ATGACAGGGAAAAGAGTTCTCCAGGCGGATGAAAAAAATAATACCAGTAAGAGATCATCTACCAAACAAAAGTTTAAATGGAAAGAAAAACATCTGAAGCGGAGTATGGAAATGGCCAAACTGGTTTACTGGGAATATGACATTAAAAAGGATCAATTCACCTTTGATGATGACTTTTACTCATTTTATGGTACCAGTTACCAAAAAGAGGGAAGTATTCACATGTCCCCTCAGGAGTATTCTAAACGCTTCATTCCTCCTGAGGAACGTGTTGTAGTGGGAATGGAAGTTGCCAAAGTTTTGGAAACCGATGACCCCTATTATTCCAGTATACTAAAACACAGTATAATCTGGGATGATGGGGAGAGAAGATCCATAATCGTGCGCACACAGGTTATAGCTGATGAAAATGGGCAAATTATTGGTACCAGGGGTGTGAATCAGGATATAACTGATCTTAAAAAAGCCGAAGATGCTTTGAGTGAGTCAGATAGACTTTTATCAAATATTATTGATTTTCTTCCTGATGCCACCTTTACTATTGATAGTGATGGTCGGGTTATTTCCTGGAACAGGGCTATGGAGGAGATGACCAGGGTGTGGTCAGAAGAAATCCTGGGAAAAGAAAACCATGAATATGCCCTGCCCTTTTATGGTATGCGTCGACCTATGTTAATTGATCTGGTAACTGCACCTGATGATGAAATTCTAAAATATTATCCGGATGTTAAAAGGAAAGGTCGAAGATTATCCATAGAAACTGATGTATCCCTAAAAGGGGATATTAGAACTGTTTGGGCTGCTGCCGTGCCCCTCTATGATAGTAAAGGTAACTTCATTGGGGCTATTGAATCTGTGCGGGATATTACTCAGATGAAAGAATCCCGGATAAGAATTAAAAAAGATTTAAAAGAAAAGGAAATGCTCTTAAAGGAGATACATCACCGGGTTAAGAATAATTTAATGGTGATATCCAGTTTATTGAATATTCAGGCCAGGTACATTAAGGATAAAGAATCCCATGATATTTTTATTGAGAGTAAGAACCGGGCACGTTCCATGGCCATTATCCATGAAAGGTTGTACAGGTCTACTGATCTTAAAAAAATTGATTTTAGAGATTATATCAGGTCGCTCTCCACCGAACTATTCCATAGCTATGTTTCCAATCCTCACGTTTTGAAGTTAAACCTTAATGTGGATGATATTTTTTTGGATATCAACACCGCCATCCCCCTGGGTTTAATTATCAATGAACTGATAACTAACAGTTTAAAACACGCCTTCTCCGAAGGTAAAAAAGGAGAAATTAATATTGATTTCCATAAAAAAGATGATAATTATGAATTTATATTAAAAGATGATGGAATCGGTTTTCCTGAGGATTTGGATTTTAAAAATACCGATTCATTGGGTCTACAATTAGTTAATAGTTTCACTGATCAAATAGATGGTAAAATCGAACTTAACTCCACCAATGGCACCGAATTTAAAATCACTTTTAAAGAAGGTGAAATTTAA
- a CDS encoding DUF2283 domain-containing protein has protein sequence MIKSKDLTNQFTMDQDYDYAADSLLLYITEDYEYQKSLRLDDDIILDFDKNDVPVALELLNASKTLRVNKSSLLQPIAINMQVCIGKEKIRLDASFSVFVHQKLIPKDLNWQVSNDINLTETKSQFATA, from the coding sequence TTGATAAAAAGTAAAGATCTGACTAATCAATTTACTATGGATCAGGATTATGATTATGCAGCTGATTCTTTGTTGTTATATATTACTGAAGATTATGAATACCAAAAATCTTTGCGTTTAGATGATGATATTATACTTGATTTTGATAAAAATGATGTTCCTGTTGCTTTAGAGTTATTAAATGCATCAAAAACGCTTCGGGTTAATAAATCTTCCCTTTTGCAACCTATTGCTATAAATATGCAGGTATGTATTGGTAAGGAAAAAATAAGATTAGATGCATCATTTTCTGTTTTTGTTCATCAAAAACTAATACCTAAAGATTTGAATTGGCAAGTTAGTAATGATATTAATTTAACTGAGACTAAATCTCAATTTGCAACAGCATAA
- a CDS encoding tyrosine-type recombinase/integrase codes for MKFDVASQDRIDLWVLRKDLEKSTLKSYLNCLRNFCELIGKTPDELILEADAEEEKGIKLRDRKINLYFLKFKRKLENDGKANGTIKLNIYALKSFYSSLDIQVPNFKTPRGDISLEKNYGKLISQFELQTLINIAASRERALIYIMALSGMAQAEARRLTIRQFMDAVGEVIDKEINSMEELFAEEKKLEEHILTIHLVRKKVNYRYITFIPPEATMQVISYLKERMYGRNQNIRIKDYESPIFVKINGEPIDRDCIVTNFRRVGLEAGFKKKKGAYSFWRAHGLRKYFISTIMNKMGDKVLADFLAGHKISDVDRAYWYMDPEDLKKRYIKALKYLSIDGTKVLSDDIKKLKYLQKVQDKMKQDMIKTQKLFEVLKENPELMEIINQVEK; via the coding sequence ATGAAATTTGATGTTGCCTCCCAGGACCGTATTGACTTATGGGTACTAAGAAAAGATCTAGAAAAATCAACTCTAAAGTCCTATCTTAATTGCTTGAGAAACTTTTGTGAATTAATTGGTAAAACACCGGATGAACTTATCTTAGAAGCAGATGCTGAAGAGGAAAAGGGTATTAAATTGAGGGATAGGAAAATTAATCTTTATTTTTTAAAATTTAAAAGAAAGCTGGAAAACGATGGAAAAGCCAATGGAACTATCAAATTAAATATCTATGCTTTAAAGTCGTTTTATAGCAGTTTGGATATACAGGTCCCTAATTTTAAAACTCCCCGAGGTGATATATCTCTGGAAAAAAACTATGGTAAACTGATATCACAGTTTGAACTTCAAACTCTAATAAATATTGCTGCTTCTCGTGAGAGAGCATTAATCTATATCATGGCCCTTTCAGGGATGGCCCAGGCAGAAGCCCGTAGATTAACCATAAGACAATTTATGGATGCAGTGGGGGAAGTTATAGATAAAGAAATTAATTCTATGGAAGAATTATTTGCAGAAGAAAAAAAATTGGAAGAACATATATTAACCATACACCTGGTACGTAAAAAGGTAAATTATCGCTATATCACATTTATTCCTCCGGAAGCAACCATGCAGGTAATTTCTTACCTTAAAGAGAGAATGTATGGTAGAAACCAAAATATAAGAATTAAAGATTATGAATCTCCCATATTTGTCAAAATAAACGGAGAACCTATTGATAGGGATTGCATAGTAACTAATTTTAGAAGGGTTGGTTTAGAAGCAGGTTTTAAAAAGAAAAAAGGTGCTTATAGTTTCTGGAGGGCACATGGTCTGCGTAAATATTTCATATCTACTATTATGAATAAGATGGGGGATAAGGTCCTGGCCGATTTTTTGGCAGGTCATAAGATCTCTGATGTGGACCGGGCTTACTGGTACATGGATCCTGAGGATTTGAAGAAAAGATACATAAAGGCCTTAAAGTACCTTTCAATCGATGGTACCAAAGTCCTATCTGACGATATCAAAAAATTAAAGTATTTACAAAAAGTTCAAGATAAAATGAAACAAGATATGATAAAAACACAGAAACTATTCGAAGTGCTGAAAGAAAATCCTGAATTAATGGAAATTATTAATCAAGTTGAAAAATAA